The following proteins come from a genomic window of Stegostoma tigrinum isolate sSteTig4 chromosome 30, sSteTig4.hap1, whole genome shotgun sequence:
- the LOC125466052 gene encoding A-kinase anchor protein 2-like isoform X1 yields the protein MFKYTHPWQALCQTIDQRSKKQVNLEIPIEVSVVNEVKSQPSVTVSKDLADGNLTNFDPQPVGIPERTPVQSKDSEQDRTPSKDTWEISTAGSRDRLEEQSDNELVLKEVGEKESVFLKGPQLFAQSENSLEEDTPDLMEKTGGNVFATSNGSLVNSDYSYQSHENGTHLLPHNQNAPTLINSGSPVSVTPTSGIDGGNDVTIHATKVSVIQHTDVDDHDTPTHGEPFFSKTQHDEDWTHSTKLATIKREANFDLRTYHVEKKPTRLFSDVEEEKYKAVVIQGTVDDEMLTKERREVIRNQAMKKNATIAEKWASAEQLNMEEKPSLADSMQKQDEMKIPSTETNASPFSPSTAHSEGINTEQINFTAARQQFLEMEKSQPEVPMSPRPSTQTSRILNQSSTLSASMHSLHYKVDTSPGVAVQAVRVECLPDEEKEFLEKPFPKSNGTFIAEKATVENGDGGIFGKNQQTLPVCSSIEDLDSGLGEMPNDCSYGYTSDSGASTEIPNTGTNNSCAALESPELKRVSETPIQREIRLAVEREESLRKERGIKKSGSSEEMVEIRAKPLLSQLPPTSPFSKSKDKNRMVFFVQREIEMDSKREEKLKEEGKVQGLYDRGTPEEVEKRKKVFEQQIDHVPVVPQQSRHPKATSSASQHSVAVHSLPVEDSTIQGDSTEYKVILREYPDYQLNSKSNSKTNSSKMDPASHSTVTSLAENWPTLSEEPYILRPLKSQTTFLIEKEIEEEQRREEELRAQRQRWQPVGNLDSTSTPDSLNSTVNLMSPGQPTIAGTSNGDRTKGLTETIPKQERQKGKPWERKDDTSYAGIEASDDVNIEVLESTRVTRRQSTLAQRWEAGIFHNHLEE from the exons AAACAAGTGAATTTGGAGATTCCGATAGAGGTGTCTGTGGTGAACGAGGTGAAGTCCCAGCCAAGTGTCACTGTCTCCAAGGATTTGGCTGATGGGAATCTGACAAATTTTGATCCTCAGCCAGTAGGAATTCCAGAAAGAACACCTGTGCAGAGCAAAGATTCGGAACAAGACAGGACTCCTTCCAAAGATACGTGGGAAATCTCAACTGCAGGCTCCAGAGATCGACTGGAAGAGCAATCAGACAATGAGCTTGTTTTGAAGGAAGTGGGGGAAAAAGAATCTGTTTTCCTGAAAGGCCCACAGTTGTTTGCTCAAAGTGAGAATTCACTGGAAGAAGATACCCCAGACCTAATGGAGAAAACGGGGGGAAATGTCTTTGCTACCAGCAATGGGTCTTTGGTCAATTCTGACTATTCATATCAAAGTCACGAAAATGGAACCCATTTGCTTCCACACAATCAGAATGCACCCACACTGATTAATTCAGGGTCACCTGTTTCAGTCACTCCAACATCTGGGATTGACGGTGGTAATGATGTCACCATTCATGCAACAAAGGTTTCTGTCATTCAACACACCGATGTAGATGATCATGACACTCCAACTCATGGTGAACCATTTTTTTCAAAGACACAGCACGATGAAGATTGGACCCATTCCACAAAACTAGCCACCATAAAGAGAGAAGCCAACTTTGACCTTCGGACTTACCATGTGGAGAAAAAGCCTACAAGACTTTTTTCTGATGTTGAAGAAGAAAAATATAAGGCAGTAGTGATTCAAGGAACAGTTGATGATGAAATGCTTACAAAAGAGAGAAGAGAGGTTATTAGAAACCAAGCTATGAAGAAAAATGCCACTATTGCTGAGAAATGGGCATCGGCAGAGCAACTGAATATGGAGGAGAAACCATCTCTTGCAGATTCCATGCAGAAACAAGATGAAATGAAGATACCTTCAACTGAAACCAATGCATCGCCCTTCTCACCCTCCACAGCTCATTCTGAAGGTATCAACACTGAACAAATAAACTTCACTGCTGCTCGGCAGCAGTTCCTTGAGATGGAGAAGTCTCAGCCAGAAGTACCGATGAGCCCGAGACCATCTACTCAAACCTCCAGGATCTTGAATCAATCTTCCACGCTGTCTGCATCAATGCATTCTCTTCACTACAAGGTGGACACAAGTCCAGGGGTCGCTGTACAGGCTGTTAGAGTTGAATGCCTCCCTGATGAAGAAAAGGAGTTCCTGGAGAAGCCTTTCCCTAAAAGCAATGGCACCTTCATTGCTGAAAAAGCAACTGTGGAAAATGGTGACGGTGGAATTTTTGGCAAGAATCAGCAAACTCTGCCTGTCTGCTCATCAATAGAAGACCTTGACTCTGGACTGGGGGAGATGCCCAATGACTGCAGCTATGGgtatacaagtgatagtggggcATCAACTGAAATACCGAACACAGGAACTAATAACAGTTGTGCTGCTTTGGAATCCCCAGAACTGAAACGTGTGTCTGAAACACCCATTCAGAGGGAAATTCGATTGGCCGTGGAGAGGGAAGAGAGCCTTCGTAAGGAGCGAGGAATTAAGAAGTCTGGCAGCTCTGAAGAAATGGTGGAAATCAGGGCCAAGCCTCTGTTATCGCAGCTGCCTCCAACATCTCCTTTCTCAAAATCTAAAGACAAAAACCGAATGGTTTTTTTTGTTCAGAGAGAAATCGAAATGGACTCGAAGAGGGAAGAGAAGTTGAAGGAAGAGGGTAAAGTCCAGGGATTGTATGATAGAGGAACGCCAGAAGAAGTGGAAAAGCGCAAAAAGGTTTTTGAACAACAAATAGATCATGTGCCTGTTGTACCACAGCAGAGCCGGCACCCAAAGGCAACCAGTTCTGCTTCACAGCATTCTGTCGCTGTACACAGCCTTCCTGTGGAAGACAGCACAATCCAAGGTGATTCAACAGAATATAAAGTAATCTTGCGGGAATATCCAGACTATCAGCTGAATAGTAAAAGCAATTCCAAGACCAACAGTTCAAAGAtggatccagcttcacacagcaCAGTGACAAGTCTGGCGGAAAACTGGCCCACACTCAGTGAAGAGCCCTACATCTTGCGACCACTAAAGTCCCAGACCACTTTCCTGATAGAGAAGGAAATTGAGGAAGAACAGCGTCGGGAAGAGGAGCTGCGGGCTCAGAGGCAGAGGTGGCAGCCTGTTGGGAATCTTGACTCGA CTTCCACACCGGATAGCCTGAATTCTACAGTTAATCTAATGTCTCCTGGACAGCCTACAATTGCTGGGACTTCAAATGGTGATCGAACAAAAGGCCTCACAGAAACAATTCCAAAACAAGAAAGGCAAAAAGGGAAACCATGGGAAAGAAAGGACGACACTTCG TATGCTGGTATCGAGGCTTCTGATGACGTCAACATTGAG GTGCTGGAATCTACCCGAGTAACTCGACGCCAGAGTACATTGGCACAGCGCTGGGAGGCTGGGATATTCCACAACCATCTGGAAGAATGA
- the LOC125466052 gene encoding A-kinase anchor protein 2-like isoform X2, translating into MFKYTHPWQALCQTIDQRSKKQVNLEIPIEVSVVNEVKSQPSVTVSKDLADGNLTNFDPQPVGIPERTPVQSKDSEQDRTPSKDTWEISTAGSRDRLEEQSDNELVLKEVGEKESVFLKGPQLFAQSENSLEEDTPDLMEKTGGNVFATSNGSLVNSDYSYQSHENGTHLLPHNQNAPTLINSGSPVSVTPTSGIDGGNDVTIHATKVSVIQHTDVDDHDTPTHGEPFFSKTQHDEDWTHSTKLATIKREANFDLRTYHVEKKPTRLFSDVEEEKYKAVVIQGTVDDEMLTKERREVIRNQAMKKNATIAEKWASAEQLNMEEKPSLADSMQKQDEMKIPSTETNASPFSPSTAHSEGINTEQINFTAARQQFLEMEKSQPEVPMSPRPSTQTSRILNQSSTLSASMHSLHYKVDTSPGVAVQAVRVECLPDEEKEFLEKPFPKSNGTFIAEKATVENGDGGIFGKNQQTLPVCSSIEDLDSGLGEMPNDCSYGYTSDSGASTEIPNTGTNNSCAALESPELKRVSETPIQREIRLAVEREESLRKERGIKKSGSSEEMVEIRAKPLLSQLPPTSPFSKSKDKNRMVFFVQREIEMDSKREEKLKEEGKVQGLYDRGTPEEVEKRKKVFEQQIDHVPVVPQQSRHPKATSSASQHSVAVHSLPVEDSTIQGDSTEYKVILREYPDYQLNSKSNSKTNSSKMDPASHSTVTSLAENWPTLSEEPYILRPLKSQTTFLIEKEIEEEQRREEELRAQRQRWQPVGNLDSTSTPDSLNSTVNLMSPGQPTIAGTSNGDRTKGLTETIPKQERQKGKPWERKDDTSVLESTRVTRRQSTLAQRWEAGIFHNHLEE; encoded by the exons AAACAAGTGAATTTGGAGATTCCGATAGAGGTGTCTGTGGTGAACGAGGTGAAGTCCCAGCCAAGTGTCACTGTCTCCAAGGATTTGGCTGATGGGAATCTGACAAATTTTGATCCTCAGCCAGTAGGAATTCCAGAAAGAACACCTGTGCAGAGCAAAGATTCGGAACAAGACAGGACTCCTTCCAAAGATACGTGGGAAATCTCAACTGCAGGCTCCAGAGATCGACTGGAAGAGCAATCAGACAATGAGCTTGTTTTGAAGGAAGTGGGGGAAAAAGAATCTGTTTTCCTGAAAGGCCCACAGTTGTTTGCTCAAAGTGAGAATTCACTGGAAGAAGATACCCCAGACCTAATGGAGAAAACGGGGGGAAATGTCTTTGCTACCAGCAATGGGTCTTTGGTCAATTCTGACTATTCATATCAAAGTCACGAAAATGGAACCCATTTGCTTCCACACAATCAGAATGCACCCACACTGATTAATTCAGGGTCACCTGTTTCAGTCACTCCAACATCTGGGATTGACGGTGGTAATGATGTCACCATTCATGCAACAAAGGTTTCTGTCATTCAACACACCGATGTAGATGATCATGACACTCCAACTCATGGTGAACCATTTTTTTCAAAGACACAGCACGATGAAGATTGGACCCATTCCACAAAACTAGCCACCATAAAGAGAGAAGCCAACTTTGACCTTCGGACTTACCATGTGGAGAAAAAGCCTACAAGACTTTTTTCTGATGTTGAAGAAGAAAAATATAAGGCAGTAGTGATTCAAGGAACAGTTGATGATGAAATGCTTACAAAAGAGAGAAGAGAGGTTATTAGAAACCAAGCTATGAAGAAAAATGCCACTATTGCTGAGAAATGGGCATCGGCAGAGCAACTGAATATGGAGGAGAAACCATCTCTTGCAGATTCCATGCAGAAACAAGATGAAATGAAGATACCTTCAACTGAAACCAATGCATCGCCCTTCTCACCCTCCACAGCTCATTCTGAAGGTATCAACACTGAACAAATAAACTTCACTGCTGCTCGGCAGCAGTTCCTTGAGATGGAGAAGTCTCAGCCAGAAGTACCGATGAGCCCGAGACCATCTACTCAAACCTCCAGGATCTTGAATCAATCTTCCACGCTGTCTGCATCAATGCATTCTCTTCACTACAAGGTGGACACAAGTCCAGGGGTCGCTGTACAGGCTGTTAGAGTTGAATGCCTCCCTGATGAAGAAAAGGAGTTCCTGGAGAAGCCTTTCCCTAAAAGCAATGGCACCTTCATTGCTGAAAAAGCAACTGTGGAAAATGGTGACGGTGGAATTTTTGGCAAGAATCAGCAAACTCTGCCTGTCTGCTCATCAATAGAAGACCTTGACTCTGGACTGGGGGAGATGCCCAATGACTGCAGCTATGGgtatacaagtgatagtggggcATCAACTGAAATACCGAACACAGGAACTAATAACAGTTGTGCTGCTTTGGAATCCCCAGAACTGAAACGTGTGTCTGAAACACCCATTCAGAGGGAAATTCGATTGGCCGTGGAGAGGGAAGAGAGCCTTCGTAAGGAGCGAGGAATTAAGAAGTCTGGCAGCTCTGAAGAAATGGTGGAAATCAGGGCCAAGCCTCTGTTATCGCAGCTGCCTCCAACATCTCCTTTCTCAAAATCTAAAGACAAAAACCGAATGGTTTTTTTTGTTCAGAGAGAAATCGAAATGGACTCGAAGAGGGAAGAGAAGTTGAAGGAAGAGGGTAAAGTCCAGGGATTGTATGATAGAGGAACGCCAGAAGAAGTGGAAAAGCGCAAAAAGGTTTTTGAACAACAAATAGATCATGTGCCTGTTGTACCACAGCAGAGCCGGCACCCAAAGGCAACCAGTTCTGCTTCACAGCATTCTGTCGCTGTACACAGCCTTCCTGTGGAAGACAGCACAATCCAAGGTGATTCAACAGAATATAAAGTAATCTTGCGGGAATATCCAGACTATCAGCTGAATAGTAAAAGCAATTCCAAGACCAACAGTTCAAAGAtggatccagcttcacacagcaCAGTGACAAGTCTGGCGGAAAACTGGCCCACACTCAGTGAAGAGCCCTACATCTTGCGACCACTAAAGTCCCAGACCACTTTCCTGATAGAGAAGGAAATTGAGGAAGAACAGCGTCGGGAAGAGGAGCTGCGGGCTCAGAGGCAGAGGTGGCAGCCTGTTGGGAATCTTGACTCGA CTTCCACACCGGATAGCCTGAATTCTACAGTTAATCTAATGTCTCCTGGACAGCCTACAATTGCTGGGACTTCAAATGGTGATCGAACAAAAGGCCTCACAGAAACAATTCCAAAACAAGAAAGGCAAAAAGGGAAACCATGGGAAAGAAAGGACGACACTTCG GTGCTGGAATCTACCCGAGTAACTCGACGCCAGAGTACATTGGCACAGCGCTGGGAGGCTGGGATATTCCACAACCATCTGGAAGAATGA